CCCCTTCTCTCAGCCACTGTTCCTCCTCCTTCTCTGGTAGGTCCGGCccaccataacatctctcccctcctcggggaacagctcgtcctcgagctgaaagtcGGGGTGCGCCACTTTGAATTATGCAGCATGCTCCCAGGAGGCTTCCGACGCCGGCATGTCAGCCCACTGCACGAGAACGTGCCACTCCCTGCGGCGCAGGCTGGAACGCAGCACACGTTCTGGGCGCAAGAGCGGACGCCTTCATGTGCCCCGTTGTGCGCGAGCTGAAGCACGTCGTCGAGCACCTGGGACGCAGCGGGGACGAACACACGACCGTGATGGAGGAGGAGACCCTCGTGCACCCGCCAGTCCTCACCATGGGCGCCCGCCATGACGGCGTCGCGACGGGCGCGCAGTTCAGCGGAGGCCTCCAGCTCGCTGCGCAGATCAGCGAAGAGCTGGAACGCAGGGGCAGACAGCGCTGCGAGAGAGGCCGCTGGGCCTGGGAGCGCCGCGAGCAGTGGTGTGTCGCCGTCCCGCCGGGACAGTGCGTCGGCGACGACGTTGAGGCGGCCTTGGCGAAATTCCACCCTGAAATCATAGCCGAACAGCTTGCTCACCCAATGGTTTTGCGGGATCGTCGAGAGTCgttgatcaaggaggaacttCAGGGCGTAGTGGTCGGTGCGGACGATGAACGCGCGCCCCCACAGGTAGGGCCGCCAATGGCGGACCGCCTGCACCAACCCGATGAGCTCCCGTTCATAGGCTGCGGACTTGAGGTGACGCGCGGCGAACGGCCTGCTGAAGAAGGCGATCGGGCCGGCGTCCTGGTGGAGGACCGCGCCGAACCCCGAGCCGGAGGCGTCGCAGTCGACGATGAAGTCGTGGCTGAAATCTGGCAGGTGCAGCACGGGCGCTGTAGATAGCGCCGTCTTCAACGCAGCAAAGGCTGTGGACGCCGCCTCTGTCCACTGGAAGCTGTTCTTGCGCAGCAGCTGCGTCAGGGGGGTGGCGATGGTCCCATAGTCGGACGGGACCGGCGATGGTGAGGGTGGGAAGCTGATCTGTGTGATGGGGATAGCGGTGGATGGGGGTGGTGGTGATGGCAGTTGTGGCTGCGGGCGCTGCGGCTGGTAGGGGTTGTGGAATGGCGGCGTGGTTCCGATCGCGGAGATCACCGGCTCCGTTGCTGGCAGGGGGGGAATGCCGCCATACCCCGGTATGCCGTACAGCGGTAAGGGCGCCGAAGGAGCGGGGCTGCAATCCTCCAGGGCCGTCACGCGCACGGCCAGGGCGCCGAGCTGATGTTGCATCCCGTAGATGGCAGCCGTGAGTTGGTTGAAGGCCTCCTGCGGTGTTTGGGGAGAGGCTGGCGGCTGGGAGTATGCCATCGGGAGGGTGGGGATGATCGGCTGGGGGCTGGTGGTGACGGCGAGCAGCTGGGAGGTGGTGGTGACGGCGATCAGCTGGGGGCTGGTGGTGATGGCGAGCGGCTGGGTGGTGAGCGGTGGGGCGGAGGTGAACGCGTTGGCGGCGGCATCAGTGGTGGTGGGCAGGGGGGAAGAGGATGAAGccatggtctctgataccagGCTGTTACGGCGCGCCTTGCTGCGGAGAAAGtatggaggggaggaggcgagcCGCGGCTTGGCAGGACGGCGGCGTGACGGCGCCGTGCTGCAGCTGAGGGTTTGGAGGGGGCGAGGTTGACAGAGATGTCGATGAACAGTAACACCCGAGGGCCCAGGGGAGAATGAATCTCAATCCCAGGCTATCCTTTCCTTAATTCACTGTCTATGCCATATAGGCTTTCTTGTTACAAAGATAGAAACAAATCCCTATTTTCTCTCCCGATCTAACAAACTCTCGCTGAAGGGGAAAACCGGCCtggggcgcggtgaccgcgcccagcgcGCCTCGCGCGTTTCCCCCCCTTCTCTCAGCCACTGTTCCTCCTCCTTCTCTGGTAGGTCCGGCCCACCATAACAGATATGCTTTCAATCTGAGTTTGATGGCCTCAACTGCTGTCCACCTTGCATAACTCTGCAGTTAGGCCAGGCTCAGAAGGTCCAATTAATCGTTTCCTTCATTCAACGTGTCTCTTCAGAGCCCTTTCCTGTCTATTTTGTTTTAATAAATTATACTTCTGTTTCTTTCAGATTGTAGATTTCATCTCTGTTTTGCTAACAATTGGTAGCGAAATTGCTGAGAAGGAGCTAATAAACCAATCAGTGATAAAGCATTGCATTGATTTATTTTTTCTGTAAGTGGGCTACTGTGTGTTTTATTCCTTAACGGTCACTGTTAATGGCAAATCCTCATACATTGCCTGGTGCTGCAGGTACCCTTATAATAACTTTTTGCATCATCATGTTGAGAACATTATTGTTTCTTGCCTTGAGGTTAAAAGAAATCAATTGACTGACCATATCCTTAATGACTGCGGCCTTGTCGGTAAAGTCCTTGCCGCTGAAAAAAGTCCATCTCTGCCAGTGGAGTCTAATGGGGTAAATCTATTTCTTGATACTTGTCATCTTGTTTTTTTCTTTGCTGGGCTATGTCGCCAGTATTTTGATTGTGCCTTGTGTTTGTAGCCAACGTTACCGTCAGAAGGGAAAGAACCTCCAAGAATTGGGAATATTGGACACATAACTCGAATAGCGAATAAGCTCATTCAATTGGGAAATAGTAACAGCATGATCCATAGTCACTTGCAGGTATTTCCAATTTCTGTTTCATCTTTGGCCAACAATTTGGAACTATTGTGTCATACTCATTTACATTTATAAACTTGTGTTTATAGGAGAACAGCGAGTGGGCTGTATGGCAAACAGATGTCCTGGTCAAACGCAATGAGGTGGAGAACGTTTACCATTGGGCATGTGGGTATGTTTTTTTCCCATCCTGGGCTTTCTGATTCTTGTGTACACTGCTGAAACACTTGTGATTTCTCTGTGGTAACTTGTATATTTCTTCCTGACCGTTGGCTAATGTTTTATGCTGCAGCCGTCCAACTTCTCTACATGATCGTGGGAGGGATAGCGATGATGACGACTTCCGAGACAGAGACTATGATGTGGCAGCACTTGCTAATAATCTGAGTCAGGCATTTCGATATGGGATATACAGCAATGATGACATTGAAGAGGTGATTTTCGTCAGTTTTTTAGCAAGATTTTCTTGAGTTTTGAACATCATGTTCTTTTGTAGCATGCTATAATTTTGTAGAGTGGTATTTAGAAAAAAAGTTGTGTTCAATTTCTGAATCTGTTATAATATCTTCACTGTTGCTGTTTTACAACTAAACATTTCAACCATGTAAAAATAAAACCTTGGGATTCTCCCAGATAACTGTAATATACTAATATTACCTTCATTGCTAACATTATAACGTATTTCATGTTTGATTATTGCAGGCACAAGGATCCCACGAACGAGATGATGAGGTATGCTTACAGTACTACTTATGTAAATATTTCTATTGTTTTACTTCAATACAGTCAATGTAAGATTGGTAAATGGTCAATACTTTTGATTTGATAATTAAAAACATATTGTATCATGCTATAACAAACATGGATTATCTATGAGCTTATTCCTGTCCATGTATTAAAGGATGTCTACTTTGATGATGAGTCAGCTGAAGTAGTAATATCTTCATTGCGTTTGGGGGATGATCAGGACAGGTAATTAATATTTTTCAGTGACCTAAATCTTACTACAAGTAAGATGGCTTATAGTGTGCGCATTCTGCAGCAGTTCCCTCTTCACGAATTCAAACTGGTTTACGTTTGATGGTGATAGAGGAATCAATGATCGCCTAGCTGCCTCTGTTCCTTCATCATCCCCCAATTCTGAAGAGATTTCCTTGAACGCGGAGGAAACTGATGAAGTGCTAACTGGTGAAACCACTGGCACCGAGTCACTGCTGGAAAGTGCATCCCTTGAAAATGGTCCTGTTGAGGAGGCCAAGGAACTAGCAGAAGTTGCTAACGACAGTGATGCTACCACGGTCAGTGAGAAAATTTTGTGTACAGAAGAGGATAGTGCATCCCATGAGCCTGAAACCTCTGAGCGGCCTGTGGATGCTCAAGAGGGCCAGACTGGAGGTGCGGCTGAAGCGTCAAGCACAGAGGGAGCAGCGAATGAACCTTGCAGCTCTTCTGAGCCTGGCAATGCCTTGCCTGAATCTGGTGACACTGATTGTCGCACTGCCAACTCATCTGAGTCTAATGAGATTGCCCATGAATCAGGATCACCTGTGGAGGTTGACGATGAAAAGAAATCTGAGATTGCCACAACAAATGAATGAAGCGTATGGGCTGGAATGGTACCACAAACCAAGGCAGGATCGCCGACCAGATTCTTTTGCTGGTGAGCAATGCCACTTTGTTTTGCATCGCATGCTCACGGACCACGGACTACCATGCTGAAGCAAGGGTGCCGTACAATTTTAGCGGCGCTGCTTTGCTATGAGCAGTCGATTGTTACTGCTTGGATGAGCATATTCGTGCAGCTGGGCACGCTCTGTTATGATCTCAGCTCATCACCATCCCACATGAACTTATTACGCCGTATTAGCTGGTGGTTGACGCACGGGGCGTTTAATTCATTTGGTGGTTCCTGATTTTGGCTCAGGGGGGGGTTATTTTCTTTTGCTAGGGTACTCGAACTGTAATATCTGCAGTGAGTTTTTCCCTCAATTCTTATATTATTGTTCCTTTCTGATTAGCTGCCTCTGTAATTGTTATTTGTTCAAGTGCAAAATCTGCCACTTTTGTTTCTTTAAAACATGTAGTTCCATAAAAAAAAAATATACTGGAGTAGGTACAGATGATTCTGGACGACCTGCTTAAGGCTGAGGCCAGCTTTGTAGCCATGGTGTGTCAGTGAAAGTTCGGATATTCTACGGCCTATCGCTGCTCACATTAGTAGCAGGCAGCTGCCAAACAGCCAAAATAGTAGAGGTACACGCATCAACGACCCGTGGAATGTAAAAGGCTATTAAAGCACGCAGGATGCATATATAAATTTCTAAGTTTGAGGGGGAAATTAAACCACAATGATAGGATTTGAAGTGGAAAATTATACCACAGAGAGTTCAAGGAAcctttttttctaaatttaaaagGAAAATTAAACCACGttaagccttgtttggatgttcaTACATTCACCTCAATCTATGTGCGTTTGGAGTGAACGTATGGGCATCCAGACAACCGGTGGTAATTTCAAGAGGTAATAGAAACTTTTTTCGTAAGTTTGAAGCAGCAGCGATAGTTCAGATGTCTTTTCCTAAGAAAATAGTTCGCACGTGACCCCTGACGGCCCATAATTTGTCATGTACTATCTccgaaagaatacaattctagtaCAATATTATATTTTAATaccttaagtttgactaattataaataaaaaatatccatatttatgatactaaataaatatcattagattaattacaaaatatatttttataataaattaatttaaagataTACTTGTGAATATTATTCACTTAAAACTTAATAAAACGTAAACTTCTTTTCGTGACACGTGAATATTATTCACTTAAAACTTAATAAAACGTAAACTTTTCGTGACACGTAACCTGTAGTTGCATTCTTTTGCATTCTTTTTAGGAGGCACGTAGTAAATCACAACAGCAGCCCAAATAATGTAAGGGGCCACTAGACGTCGCAGAAAGACCCGTCTGATTTAAATACTCATTCAGGTTGTTCATGATAGAAAAGCAAACAGAAGCGCTAAAATAGCCAACACGTGAACAAAAGAACAGACTTTCCATAGCATGTATATTACACAATTCGTTGCTGCGAGGCTTGAGAGTTTCATGAAAAGTACAGTTCATGCCATGAAAAGCAAAAGGGACGGCACAAAATCTCATTTTTCATGTTATTACAGAATGTGGTTGTAAAATGAAGCGCCTTCCGAGCAAATTACAAAAATCAAACCGTATCAAAATTGGTAACCCTCCCTGGGGAACTCCAGTGTAAAGATGGATGTGGCGCCAAACAACCTCAGTCTCGCAACTCCCAAATTTTACTGCTTTGCCAAAAAACCTCAGCCTCGCAACTCCCAGATTTTACTGCTGATATCAGTAGAGACTTGTTTCCAGGCGGTTGCTGATTCATGGACaggtgggggtggggtggggtggggagcTTCTCATTGTATCTTCAATATTGCTTTCAACTTTACAACAAGTTTCCAGTCTTCAATAGACAAATCCTCCTGCATTTTAATAATTAAAAGAGGAAAATCAGAAACCGGTACTGATTTACGTGACACACATGAAAAATAAGGGGGAATAATTGGACTTGCCCTGTAGTTTTGTTTCAAAATATCGATAGATCGTCTTGATATCCGGCTGACAAGTTCATCTTCCATATCAAAGTGTCTGCCGAAGCTCCTCTGCTGCTCATCAGAATTGTTTGCGATAATCTGTTCACAAACCCAGCAAACAATtatatactaataataatataCAGAATCCAGAATAACAACTTGGAATAGTGACGCAGATGATGGCACCAACCTTAATAGCGACCTTTTGCCCTTTTGTCGCCATATCAACTTGCTTGTGATTGATTTCAATTGAGGCAATCTTCCCAATATCAATATATTCTTTAGTGGGTATGCAGAGAGGAGTTCCCACCTAAATGACAGGGAAAAACAAGATATCAGCGCAACATACATATCTGAAAATCCAGTCAGTAGTCATAATTTGGTATCGGAAAGCCAAAACATAGTAGCTTGACTTGGTACAGGAAAGTCATAAGCCGTGGTTAGTACTTGGCGGCCCACTGATGAGATGGCTGATTCCCCCAAAAACAGTGAACATAACACTCAAGCCTCTGAATCTTTATACAAAACTTTAGTTCCTAGATGAGAGCATATTGGATTCATTCGTGCCTTACTATTTATTAGGTCTAACTAATTAATAAAGCAACATGGAAAAACAGAGTAGAGTAGAATACTGATGATAACAAAATACCTTAGCTATTCCTTCAAGGACATCGACACCCAAAACGATTGGATCCTTCTTGTTGAAGACACAGTTTGGCATAATCTTAAGAACACAAGGGAACACAGCTTCTTCAGCgctttccttcttcttctcttccttgaggttCTTAATGTATGCTGTAAATTGGTCAAACAGGTGGTATATTATATCAGCCACAAAGATCCTCACACCGGACTCTTCTGCAAGCTCGCGGGCATCAGGCATGACTTTGACATCAAAGGCCAAGATAGTTGcatattctttctttctctcaagCATAACACTAGCCTTCATAACATCCTTCTTGTGCACTGGCCCTATGCTGAAATCACAGAAGGGAATATTCACAGCAGGGCTCTTCAAGAACTCAGTGAGAGCTTCCAAAGACCCAAGGGTAGATGCCTGTACATAGACACCCTCACCACTCTTATCAATCCGGCTCCTAACCCGTGTCATCTCTTCCATAACAGCTTCCTTCAGTTTGTCTAAATCATCATCAGGTCCTAACACGTAAAGAGCTGTCCCTGCAATTGCATGT
This DNA window, taken from Miscanthus floridulus cultivar M001 unplaced genomic scaffold, ASM1932011v1 fs_517_1_2, whole genome shotgun sequence, encodes the following:
- the LOC136532059 gene encoding uncharacterized protein gives rise to the protein MIHSHLQENSEWAVWQTDVLVKRNEVENVYHWACGRPTSLHDRGRDSDDDDFRDRDYDVAALANNLSQAFRYGIYSNDDIEEAQGSHERDDEDVYFDDESAEVVISSLRLGDDQDSSSLFTNSNWFTFDGDRGINDRLAASVPSSSPNSEEISLNAEETDEVLTGETTGTESLLESASLENGPVEEAKELAEVANDSDATTVSEKILCTEEDSASHEPETSERPVDAQEGQTGGAAEASSTEGAANEPCSSSEPGNALPESGDTDCRTANSSESNEIAHESGSPVEVDDEKKSEIATTNE